In a genomic window of Microterricola viridarii:
- a CDS encoding murein hydrolase activator EnvC family protein translates to MPTSTRRVLLIPLLAALALGAGATPPAPPPAAPAHAPSGPVNPTAREPARWDWPLGIPHIVVRGFQAPATRYAAGHRGIDLEAAVGTAVFAPAAGSVSFAGVVVDRPVLAIRHDGELVSSYEALESDLVAGDTVAAGQRIGVVATGGHCDGGCLHFGVRQRGAYVSPMLLLGGLQRAVLLPLG, encoded by the coding sequence ATGCCCACTTCGACCCGCCGCGTGCTGCTGATCCCGCTTCTGGCCGCGCTCGCGCTCGGCGCCGGCGCGACCCCGCCAGCGCCCCCGCCCGCCGCGCCCGCGCACGCGCCCTCCGGCCCTGTCAACCCCACGGCACGCGAGCCCGCCCGGTGGGACTGGCCGCTGGGGATCCCGCACATCGTGGTGCGCGGGTTCCAGGCGCCGGCGACCCGATATGCGGCCGGGCACCGCGGCATCGATCTGGAGGCGGCCGTCGGCACCGCCGTCTTCGCCCCGGCCGCCGGCAGCGTGTCCTTCGCCGGCGTCGTCGTCGACCGGCCCGTGCTCGCGATCCGCCACGACGGCGAGCTGGTCAGCTCCTATGAGGCGCTGGAGAGCGACCTGGTCGCCGGCGACACGGTCGCAGCGGGCCAGCGGATCGGGGTCGTCGCGACGGGCGGGCACTGCGACGGTGGCTGCCTGCACTTCGGGGTGCGCCAGCGCGGCGCGTACGTGTCGCCGATGCTCCTGCTCGGCGGCCTGCAGCGGGCCGTGCTGCTGCCGCTCGGCTGA
- the rpsB gene encoding 30S ribosomal protein S2: protein MAVVTIRQLLDSGVHFGHQTRRWNPKMKRFILTERSGSHIIDLQQSLTYIDRTYDYVKETVAHGGTILFVGTKKQAQGSIAEQAQRVGQPYVNQRWLGGLLTNFQTVSKRLARMKELEELDFDDTTKGFTKKELLIKKRELDKLHKSLGGIRNLTKTPSALWVVDTKKEHLAIDEARKLGIPVIGILDTNCDPDEVQYPIPGNDDAIRSVGLLTRIIADAAAEGLIQRHQKPEEGAEVEPLAAWEAELLQASETAADETAPAQSSAETEKVADVALAAVEADFVEGEVAAVVAEVAAEDAAAETK from the coding sequence ATGGCCGTCGTAACCATTCGCCAGCTGCTCGACAGCGGCGTGCACTTCGGGCACCAGACCCGCCGTTGGAACCCGAAGATGAAGCGCTTCATCCTCACGGAGCGCTCGGGCAGCCACATCATCGACCTCCAGCAGTCGCTGACCTACATCGACCGCACCTACGACTACGTCAAGGAGACGGTTGCCCACGGTGGCACCATCCTCTTCGTCGGCACCAAGAAGCAGGCTCAGGGCTCCATCGCCGAGCAGGCTCAGCGCGTCGGCCAGCCGTACGTCAACCAGCGCTGGCTCGGTGGCCTGCTCACCAACTTCCAGACGGTCAGCAAGCGCCTCGCACGCATGAAGGAGCTCGAGGAGCTCGACTTCGACGACACGACCAAGGGTTTCACCAAGAAGGAACTCCTCATCAAGAAGCGCGAGCTCGACAAGCTTCACAAGTCGCTCGGCGGAATCCGCAACCTCACCAAGACGCCTTCGGCTCTGTGGGTTGTCGACACCAAGAAGGAGCACCTCGCCATTGATGAGGCGCGCAAGCTCGGCATCCCCGTCATCGGCATCCTCGACACCAACTGCGACCCGGACGAAGTCCAGTACCCGATCCCGGGCAACGACGACGCCATCCGCTCCGTTGGCCTGCTCACGCGCATCATCGCCGACGCAGCAGCCGAGGGCCTGATCCAGCGCCACCAGAAGCCCGAAGAGGGTGCAGAGGTCGAGCCTCTCGCCGCGTGGGAAGCCGAGCTTCTCCAGGCTTCTGAGACCGCCGCTGACGAGACCGCTCCTGCGCAGTCCTCCGCCGAGACCGAGAAGGTTGCCGACGTCGCGCTTGCCGCCGTCGAGGCCGACTTCGTCGAGGGTGAAGTTGCTGCGGTTGTTGCCGAGGTTGCTGCAGAAGACGCAGCCGCCGAGACCAAGTAA
- a CDS encoding phosphatidate cytidylyltransferase, which yields MQSVPDADPSPPSAPNGRGAKAELRAQVKARKAELRAQAQATKADIERGLDGARAHLDATNERIKARTGRNLILAILIGLALGTVTLFSLIVVKEIFMIFAIVLVLFASYEFASALRAGGRQVPRIPTVIAAMAVVPAAFYGGAAGQWVSILLGTLFVVLWRLVEQAVPSRRTPGPALLPDLGASVFVQIYVTFLASFAVVLVGQDGGEWWTLAFLIVVIAADTGAYASGLMFGKHPMAPVISPKKTWEGFAGGAVATIIAGVLLGLFMLGQPWWFGLIFGVAMLLSATLGDLAESLIKRDLGIKDMSSWLPGHGGFLDRLDSILPSAAVAFVLYLIFV from the coding sequence ATGCAGAGTGTTCCGGATGCCGACCCATCGCCGCCCAGCGCGCCGAACGGTCGAGGGGCGAAAGCCGAGTTGCGGGCGCAGGTGAAGGCCAGGAAGGCCGAGCTGCGCGCGCAGGCGCAAGCCACCAAAGCCGATATTGAGCGTGGGCTCGATGGGGCCAGGGCGCATCTGGACGCCACCAACGAGCGGATCAAGGCCCGCACCGGGCGCAACCTCATCCTGGCGATCCTGATCGGGCTCGCGCTCGGCACGGTGACGCTGTTCAGCCTCATCGTCGTCAAAGAGATCTTCATGATCTTCGCGATCGTCCTCGTGCTGTTCGCCAGCTACGAGTTCGCCTCCGCGCTGCGTGCGGGCGGGCGGCAGGTGCCGCGCATCCCCACGGTGATCGCGGCCATGGCCGTGGTGCCCGCCGCGTTCTACGGGGGAGCGGCCGGCCAGTGGGTGTCCATCCTGCTCGGCACGCTCTTCGTCGTGCTCTGGCGGCTCGTCGAGCAGGCGGTGCCGTCCCGGCGCACGCCGGGCCCGGCGCTGCTGCCCGACCTCGGCGCCTCCGTCTTCGTGCAGATCTACGTCACCTTCCTCGCCAGCTTCGCCGTCGTGCTCGTCGGCCAGGACGGCGGCGAGTGGTGGACGCTCGCGTTCCTGATCGTCGTGATCGCGGCGGACACCGGTGCGTACGCCAGCGGGCTGATGTTCGGCAAGCACCCGATGGCGCCCGTGATCAGCCCGAAGAAGACGTGGGAGGGCTTCGCGGGCGGCGCCGTGGCGACCATCATCGCCGGTGTGCTGCTCGGCCTGTTCATGCTCGGCCAGCCCTGGTGGTTCGGCCTGATCTTCGGCGTCGCCATGCTGCTGAGCGCGACGCTCGGCGACCTCGCCGAGTCGCTGATCAAACGCGACCTCGGCATCAAAGACATGAGCTCGTGGCTGCCCGGCCACGGCGGCTTCCTCGACCGGCTGGACTCGATCCTGCCGTCGGCGGCTGTCGCCTTCGTGCTCTACCTGATTTTCGTGTGA
- a CDS encoding GNAT family N-acetyltransferase: protein MSYLVDDSRERIDPDFVWGALREAYWAKWRSREDVEAQIRGAWRVIGVYDERTGEQVGFARAVSDGLGFAYLADVIVAEAHRGNGLGARIVQAMIDDGPGAHFRWTLFTSDAHGLYEKFGFTDPGPTALVRPAAERPEHPTQASPSPARPR from the coding sequence ATGAGCTATCTCGTCGACGACTCCCGCGAACGCATCGACCCCGACTTCGTCTGGGGCGCGCTGCGCGAGGCGTACTGGGCGAAGTGGCGCAGCCGTGAGGACGTCGAGGCGCAGATCCGTGGAGCGTGGCGGGTGATCGGCGTCTACGACGAGCGCACGGGGGAGCAGGTCGGCTTCGCGCGCGCGGTGTCCGACGGTCTCGGCTTCGCGTACCTCGCCGACGTCATCGTGGCCGAGGCACACCGCGGCAACGGCCTGGGCGCGAGGATCGTGCAGGCGATGATCGACGACGGCCCCGGCGCGCACTTCCGGTGGACGCTCTTCACGAGCGACGCGCACGGCCTGTACGAGAAGTTCGGGTTCACGGACCCGGGGCCGACAGCCCTCGTGCGCCCGGCCGCCGAGCGGCCGGAGCACCCGACCCAAGCGTCGCCCTCGCCCGCACGCCCCCGCTAA
- a CDS encoding metallophosphoesterase, giving the protein MTGIQMGQYPPAQFLIAHLSDTHFLGADAAGSPRPLYGRVDTDSQAAAAMRRLRGLGVPLDAIVVTGDIADLAEDAAYRRVRALVEPVAEELGAALVWVMGNHDERSAFRRELLRAAPSAGDAPVDSVDDVRGLRIITLDSTVPGYHHGEITPEQLGWLRGVLATPAPHGSILALHHPPIPTPLAAMTVLELQQQQALADVIRGSDVRAILAGHLHYSSTSLFAGVPVSVAAATCYTMDVAAADRELVGVNGGQSMNLVHVYADRVVHSVVPLAEAPVVTHFEAGFLARLEALDDAGRRELFSRKTAEQP; this is encoded by the coding sequence ATGACCGGCATCCAGATGGGGCAGTACCCGCCCGCGCAGTTCCTGATCGCGCATCTCAGCGACACGCACTTCCTGGGCGCGGATGCCGCCGGCAGCCCCCGGCCGCTCTACGGCCGGGTCGACACGGACAGCCAGGCCGCGGCCGCGATGCGCAGGCTCCGCGGCCTGGGGGTGCCGCTGGACGCGATCGTCGTCACCGGTGACATCGCCGACCTTGCGGAGGACGCCGCCTACCGGCGGGTGCGCGCGCTGGTCGAGCCCGTCGCGGAGGAGCTCGGCGCCGCGCTCGTCTGGGTGATGGGCAACCACGACGAGCGGTCGGCGTTCCGCCGCGAACTCCTGCGTGCGGCTCCATCCGCCGGGGACGCGCCGGTCGACAGCGTCGACGACGTCCGCGGGCTGCGCATCATCACCCTGGACAGCACCGTGCCCGGCTACCACCACGGCGAGATCACCCCCGAACAGCTGGGCTGGCTGCGCGGCGTGCTGGCGACGCCCGCCCCGCACGGCAGCATCCTGGCCCTGCACCACCCGCCGATCCCGACGCCGCTCGCGGCGATGACTGTGCTCGAGCTGCAGCAGCAACAGGCGCTCGCCGACGTCATCCGGGGCAGCGACGTCCGCGCCATCCTGGCCGGCCATCTGCACTACTCCAGCACCAGCCTGTTCGCCGGCGTCCCCGTCTCCGTCGCGGCGGCCACCTGTTACACGATGGATGTCGCGGCCGCCGACCGGGAGCTCGTCGGCGTCAACGGCGGGCAGTCGATGAATCTCGTGCACGTGTACGCCGACCGGGTGGTGCACTCCGTCGTGCCGCTCGCCGAGGCACCGGTCGTGACCCACTTCGAGGCCGGCTTCCTCGCGCGTCTCGAGGCGCTCGACGACGCCGGGCGCCGGGAGCTCTTCTCCCGGAAGACCGCCGAGCAGCCGTGA
- a CDS encoding aggregation-promoting factor C-terminal-like domain-containing protein yields MGRHTGILQPVHSGIAPRARYQRPRTRGRAALFSFAFTAAVAFVLVSIVDPYSGAVASPYFQLGDRFGGQPAQAVAISGDFTNTVVHDSYDAEAPAPPPPAAVETASSSSGWAPPAVSPDPGSAQAYAQGAVAARGWGSGEFDCLVALWSRESGWRVNAYNASSGAYGIPQSLPGSKMSSAGSDWETNAGTQIEWGLGYISGRYSSPCGAWAHSEESGWY; encoded by the coding sequence GTGGGTAGACACACCGGAATCCTCCAGCCCGTCCACAGCGGCATCGCGCCCAGGGCCCGCTACCAGAGACCCCGAACCCGCGGCCGTGCGGCACTGTTCAGCTTCGCGTTCACCGCCGCCGTCGCCTTCGTCCTGGTCAGCATCGTCGACCCGTACTCCGGCGCCGTCGCGTCCCCGTACTTCCAGCTCGGCGACCGCTTCGGCGGGCAGCCGGCGCAGGCCGTCGCCATCTCCGGCGACTTCACGAACACCGTCGTGCACGACAGCTATGACGCGGAGGCGCCCGCGCCGCCGCCGCCCGCCGCCGTCGAGACCGCATCCAGCTCGTCAGGCTGGGCGCCTCCCGCCGTCAGCCCGGACCCCGGCTCGGCGCAGGCCTACGCCCAGGGCGCCGTTGCCGCCCGCGGCTGGGGCTCCGGCGAGTTCGACTGCCTGGTCGCCCTGTGGAGCCGCGAGTCCGGTTGGCGGGTCAACGCCTACAACGCGTCCAGTGGCGCCTACGGCATCCCGCAGTCGCTGCCCGGCTCCAAGATGAGCTCGGCCGGCTCGGACTGGGAGACCAACGCCGGAACGCAGATCGAGTGGGGCCTCGGCTACATCAGCGGGCGCTACAGCTCGCCGTGCGGCGCGTGGGCCCATTCGGAAGAGTCCGGCTGGTACTAG
- the frr gene encoding ribosome recycling factor, whose translation MIADALSDAATRMSKAVEVAKDDFASIRTGRANPQLFQKIMVDYYGTPTPLAQLASLANPEARTLLVTPYDKGALRDIEQALRNAPNLGANPSNDGNVIRVTLPELTEERRKEFVKIVRTKAEDAKVAVRNIRRKAKDELDALKSEVGDDEVARGEKELEAVTKTHVDAIDEALKRKEAELLEV comes from the coding sequence GTGATCGCGGATGCCCTGTCCGATGCCGCCACCCGTATGAGCAAGGCTGTTGAGGTCGCCAAAGACGACTTCGCCAGCATCCGTACCGGCCGTGCCAACCCTCAGCTCTTCCAGAAGATCATGGTCGACTACTACGGCACGCCCACCCCGCTGGCCCAGCTGGCGTCGTTGGCGAACCCCGAGGCGCGCACGCTCCTCGTCACGCCCTACGACAAGGGTGCGCTGCGCGACATCGAGCAGGCCCTGCGCAACGCCCCGAACCTCGGCGCCAACCCGTCCAACGACGGCAACGTCATCCGGGTGACCCTGCCCGAGCTGACAGAGGAGCGCCGCAAGGAGTTCGTCAAGATCGTGCGCACCAAGGCCGAGGACGCCAAGGTCGCCGTGCGCAACATCCGCCGCAAGGCCAAGGACGAGCTCGACGCGCTGAAGAGCGAGGTCGGCGACGACGAGGTGGCGCGCGGCGAGAAGGAGCTCGAAGCTGTGACGAAGACGCACGTCGACGCCATCGACGAGGCGTTGAAGCGCAAGGAAGCCGAACTGCTCGAGGTCTAG
- a CDS encoding DivIVA domain-containing protein, translating into MSTTFPRARRPKLGYKVEQVEEFLRLARAVYDGTAPADTTLSADGIRRTAFAMAKNGYSTAHVDAALERLEDAFAAREREQAAQAMGDAAWFQEARSSAQEILNRIARPAKHRFQRVSFLTIGYSVEDVDKFATRLASYFEKGTPITVDDVRTVVFRPQRGGYREVQVDIVLDAVVDVMLAVR; encoded by the coding sequence GTGAGTACGACCTTTCCCCGGGCCCGCCGCCCCAAACTCGGCTACAAGGTCGAGCAGGTTGAGGAGTTCCTGCGGCTCGCCCGCGCCGTCTACGACGGCACGGCCCCGGCCGACACCACGCTGAGCGCCGACGGCATCCGCCGCACCGCCTTCGCCATGGCGAAGAATGGCTATTCGACCGCGCACGTGGATGCCGCCCTGGAACGCCTCGAGGACGCCTTCGCCGCCCGCGAGCGCGAGCAGGCCGCGCAGGCGATGGGTGACGCCGCCTGGTTCCAGGAGGCCCGCAGCAGCGCGCAGGAGATCCTGAACCGGATCGCGCGCCCCGCGAAGCACCGCTTCCAGCGGGTGAGCTTCCTGACCATCGGCTACAGCGTCGAGGACGTCGACAAGTTCGCCACGCGCCTGGCCTCGTACTTCGAGAAGGGCACGCCGATCACGGTCGACGATGTGCGCACCGTGGTGTTCCGCCCGCAGCGCGGCGGCTACCGCGAGGTCCAGGTCGACATCGTGCTGGACGCCGTTGTCGACGTCATGCTGGCCGTGCGTTGA
- the pyrH gene encoding UMP kinase, whose product MTTTEKKRRVLLKLSGEAFGGGSLGVNPDVVSSLAREIAEAAKTVEVAIVVGGGNFFRGAELSQRGMDRGRADYMGMLGTVMNALALQDFLEQAGAETRVQSAISMTQVAEQYIPRRAERHLEKGRVVIFGAGAGLPYFSTDTVAAQRALEIYADVVLVAKNGVDGVYSDDPRTNPDAHKIEHITYQEALQSGLKVVDSTAFSLCMDNGMPMQVFGMAPQGNVTAAILGSDLGTIVSN is encoded by the coding sequence ATGACTACGACGGAAAAGAAGCGCAGGGTTCTCCTCAAGCTCTCGGGCGAGGCATTCGGCGGCGGCTCGCTGGGCGTGAACCCGGATGTCGTCAGCAGCCTGGCCCGCGAGATCGCAGAAGCGGCGAAGACCGTTGAGGTCGCAATCGTCGTCGGCGGCGGCAACTTCTTCCGCGGCGCCGAGCTCTCCCAGCGCGGCATGGACCGCGGTCGGGCCGACTACATGGGCATGCTGGGCACCGTCATGAACGCCCTCGCCCTGCAGGACTTCCTCGAGCAGGCCGGCGCGGAGACCCGCGTGCAGTCCGCCATTTCGATGACCCAGGTCGCCGAGCAGTACATCCCGCGCCGTGCAGAGCGCCACCTGGAGAAGGGCCGCGTCGTCATCTTCGGCGCCGGCGCCGGGCTTCCCTACTTCTCCACCGACACCGTCGCCGCACAGCGCGCGCTGGAGATCTATGCCGACGTCGTGCTCGTCGCCAAGAACGGCGTCGACGGCGTCTACTCCGACGACCCCCGCACCAACCCGGACGCGCACAAGATCGAGCACATCACCTACCAGGAGGCGCTGCAGAGCGGCCTCAAGGTCGTGGACTCGACCGCGTTCAGCCTGTGCATGGACAACGGCATGCCGATGCAGGTCTTCGGCATGGCCCCGCAGGGCAACGTGACGGCGGCGATCCTGGGCTCGGACCTCGGAACCATCGTCAGCAACTGA
- a CDS encoding tyrosine recombinase XerC → MSAPFDEAIEQFALYLRVERGFSPNTERAYRQDLRSLASFAEARGAAGPEGVDLALLRDWLWVGTEAGLARASIARRAASARGFTAWLTRTGRVENDLGLRLRAPKPGRALPRVLAQPQMSDLLGGLTARAAEGEPQALRDLALIELLYASALRVSELVALDVDALDLDRLTVRALGKGNKERVVPFGVPALSALVDYLRRGRPALLPGEAPAPRALFLGARGGRLGTRAVHTLVARLLADVPGAGPAGPHALRHTAATHLLDGGADLRAVQELLGHASLGTTQIYTHVSTERLRESYRTAHPRA, encoded by the coding sequence GTGAGCGCCCCCTTTGACGAGGCGATCGAGCAGTTCGCGCTCTACCTGCGGGTGGAGCGCGGCTTCTCGCCCAACACCGAGCGGGCCTACCGACAGGACCTCCGCTCGCTCGCGAGCTTTGCCGAGGCGCGCGGTGCCGCCGGGCCGGAGGGAGTCGACCTCGCGCTGCTGCGGGACTGGCTCTGGGTCGGCACCGAGGCGGGGCTCGCCCGCGCCAGCATCGCCCGCCGCGCCGCATCCGCCCGCGGCTTCACCGCGTGGCTGACCCGCACCGGCCGGGTCGAGAACGACCTCGGACTGCGGCTGCGCGCGCCGAAGCCCGGCCGCGCCCTGCCGCGGGTCCTCGCCCAGCCGCAGATGAGCGACCTCCTGGGCGGTCTGACCGCGCGGGCCGCGGAGGGCGAGCCGCAGGCCCTGCGCGACCTGGCCCTGATCGAACTGCTCTACGCCTCCGCGCTGCGCGTCTCCGAGCTCGTCGCCCTCGACGTGGACGCGCTGGACCTGGACCGGCTCACGGTGCGGGCGCTCGGCAAGGGCAACAAGGAACGGGTGGTGCCGTTCGGCGTTCCCGCGCTCTCCGCCCTCGTCGACTACCTGCGCCGCGGCCGCCCGGCGCTGCTGCCGGGGGAGGCGCCCGCCCCGCGGGCGCTCTTCCTCGGCGCCCGGGGCGGCCGGCTCGGCACCCGGGCCGTGCACACCCTCGTCGCCCGGCTCCTCGCCGATGTGCCTGGCGCGGGCCCGGCCGGCCCGCACGCCCTGCGGCACACCGCCGCGACCCACCTGCTGGACGGCGGCGCCGACCTCCGCGCCGTGCAAGAGCTGCTCGGTCACGCCAGCCTCGGCACGACCCAGATCTACACACACGTCTCGACAGAGCGGCTGCGCGAGAGCTACCGGACGGCACACCCGCGCGCCTGA
- a CDS encoding exo-beta-d-1,3/1,6-glucosidase, giving the protein MSTDSHYLDHTLPTAARVADLLGRMSVEDKVGQMLQLDARDDLADQVLQKHVGSILHASPERVIEAHALTARTPLGIPLLVAEDCIHGHSFWGGATIFPTQLGMAASWDAELVERVARATAVEVAATGIHWTFSPVLCIARDLRWGRINETFGEDPFLIGELASAMVRGYQGDGLADPTAILATAKHFAGYSETQGGRDASEADISRRKLRSWFLPPFERVAREGCSTFMLGYQSTDGVPITVNDWLLNDVLRGEWGYTGTLVTDWDNVGRMVWEQQVQPDYAHAAAAAVKAGNDMIMTTPRFFEGALEAIESGLLQEGDLDAAVSRILTLKFELGLFENPRHPDAARQQAVIGSAPHAELNLEVARRSLVLLRNDGILPLDGGLAAADGRAVGTGPARRIAVIGPVADDAQNQLGDWAGNSGQAGWLPDGHPREMITTVLDGLRRFVPQDWAVSHARGADILELAVDPEGEFFPDGQPRPQVVIPAEPDQAMIDEAVRAARDSDVIVAVVGDHMELVGEGRSTATLELIGGQIALLDALAATGTPMVVVLLASKPLVLPPSALDAAALLWVASPGMQGGRAIAELILGLIEPSGRLPISFARHVGQQPTYYNQIRGQHGSRYADLTQAPAFVFGDGLSYTEVEYSGLRVLHDELAPGDVVRAELELRNTGSRPARETVQLYVSDTVTSVSWADKELKAFRNVELAPGESRTVAFSLPVAECTIVDAAGERIIEAGRFELLVGPSSRSESLLRAPFTVVA; this is encoded by the coding sequence GTGAGCACCGACTCGCACTACCTCGACCACACGCTTCCCACCGCCGCACGGGTCGCCGACCTGCTCGGCAGGATGAGCGTCGAAGACAAAGTCGGCCAGATGCTGCAACTGGACGCGCGGGACGACCTCGCCGACCAGGTGCTGCAGAAGCACGTCGGCTCCATCCTGCACGCCTCACCGGAGCGTGTGATCGAGGCGCACGCGCTCACCGCGCGCACCCCGCTCGGCATTCCGCTGCTCGTGGCGGAGGACTGCATCCACGGCCACTCATTCTGGGGCGGGGCGACCATCTTCCCCACCCAGCTCGGGATGGCCGCCTCCTGGGACGCCGAGCTCGTCGAGCGCGTCGCGCGGGCGACGGCGGTCGAGGTCGCGGCCACGGGCATCCATTGGACCTTCTCTCCCGTGCTCTGCATCGCCCGCGACCTGCGCTGGGGCCGGATCAACGAGACCTTCGGCGAGGACCCGTTCCTGATCGGCGAGCTGGCCTCCGCCATGGTGAGGGGATACCAGGGCGACGGGCTCGCCGACCCGACCGCGATTCTCGCCACGGCCAAGCACTTCGCCGGCTACTCGGAGACCCAGGGCGGGCGGGACGCCAGCGAGGCGGACATCTCGCGGCGGAAGCTGCGCTCCTGGTTCCTGCCGCCGTTCGAGCGCGTCGCCCGGGAGGGCTGCAGCACCTTCATGCTCGGCTACCAGAGCACCGACGGTGTGCCGATCACCGTCAACGACTGGCTCCTGAACGACGTGCTGCGCGGGGAGTGGGGCTATACCGGAACGCTCGTCACCGACTGGGACAACGTCGGCCGGATGGTGTGGGAGCAGCAGGTGCAGCCGGACTACGCGCACGCGGCCGCCGCGGCCGTCAAGGCCGGCAACGACATGATCATGACCACGCCCCGGTTCTTCGAGGGAGCGCTGGAGGCCATCGAGAGCGGCCTGTTGCAGGAGGGCGACCTGGACGCTGCGGTCTCGCGCATCCTCACCCTGAAGTTCGAGCTCGGCCTGTTCGAGAACCCCCGGCACCCGGACGCCGCGCGCCAGCAGGCGGTCATCGGCAGTGCCCCGCACGCGGAGTTGAACCTCGAGGTCGCCCGACGCTCGCTGGTGCTGCTGCGAAACGACGGCATCCTGCCGCTGGATGGCGGCCTCGCCGCCGCCGACGGGCGCGCCGTCGGCACGGGCCCGGCGCGTCGCATCGCCGTGATCGGCCCGGTCGCCGACGACGCACAGAACCAGCTCGGAGACTGGGCAGGCAACTCGGGCCAGGCCGGCTGGCTGCCGGACGGCCACCCGCGCGAGATGATCACGACCGTGCTCGACGGGCTGCGCCGCTTCGTACCGCAGGACTGGGCCGTGAGCCACGCGCGCGGTGCCGACATCCTCGAGCTCGCGGTCGACCCGGAAGGCGAGTTCTTCCCCGACGGCCAGCCGCGCCCGCAGGTCGTCATCCCGGCCGAACCCGATCAGGCCATGATCGACGAGGCCGTGCGGGCGGCCCGGGACTCCGACGTGATCGTCGCCGTCGTCGGCGACCACATGGAACTCGTCGGCGAGGGACGCTCGACCGCGACGCTGGAGCTGATCGGCGGCCAGATCGCCCTGCTGGACGCGCTCGCCGCGACGGGCACGCCGATGGTCGTGGTGCTGCTGGCATCCAAGCCGCTCGTCCTGCCGCCCTCCGCGCTGGACGCCGCCGCGCTCCTCTGGGTGGCAAGCCCCGGCATGCAGGGCGGTCGGGCAATCGCCGAGTTGATCCTCGGACTGATCGAACCCTCCGGGCGCCTGCCGATCTCCTTCGCTCGTCACGTCGGGCAGCAGCCCACGTACTACAACCAGATCCGCGGGCAGCACGGCAGCCGCTACGCCGACCTCACCCAGGCCCCGGCGTTCGTGTTCGGCGACGGGCTCTCCTACACCGAGGTGGAGTACTCCGGGCTGCGGGTGCTCCACGACGAGCTGGCGCCCGGCGACGTCGTGCGGGCCGAGCTGGAGCTCCGCAACACCGGCTCGCGGCCGGCGCGGGAGACCGTGCAGCTCTACGTCAGCGACACGGTGACCTCCGTCAGCTGGGCAGACAAGGAGCTGAAGGCCTTCCGGAACGTCGAGCTGGCGCCGGGTGAGTCCCGGACGGTCGCCTTCTCGCTGCCCGTCGCGGAGTGCACCATCGTCGACGCGGCCGGCGAGCGCATCATCGAGGCCGGCCGGTTCGAGCTGCTGGTGGGGCCGTCCTCGCGGTCGGAGTCGCTGCTGCGGGCGCCGTTCACCGTCGTGGCCTAG
- the tsf gene encoding translation elongation factor Ts: MANFNIADLKALREQLGTGMTDTKNALVEAEGDVAKATEILRLKGAKGNAKRADRSTSEGLVAVQETPGAVTMIELACETDFVAKNEKFIALSEKVLEAVAAAGAGTVEEGLAAPVDGGTVADLIDQQAATLGEKVELRRVVSLTGDAVAVYLHRTSKDLPPQIGVVVSYSGDDAETARAIAQHIAMFDPQYLTRDEVPAEIVEKEREIVTEISRNEGKPEAALPKIVEGRLTAFFKQVALLEQDYARDSKIQVKKVLEDSGLNVTGFARFKAGA, from the coding sequence ATGGCTAACTTCAACATTGCCGACCTGAAGGCGCTGCGCGAGCAGCTTGGTACCGGCATGACCGACACCAAGAACGCTCTGGTCGAGGCTGAGGGCGACGTCGCGAAGGCGACCGAGATCCTGCGTCTCAAGGGTGCAAAGGGTAACGCCAAGCGTGCCGACCGCTCCACCAGCGAGGGCCTCGTCGCCGTCCAGGAGACCCCGGGCGCCGTCACGATGATCGAGCTCGCGTGCGAGACCGACTTCGTTGCGAAGAACGAGAAGTTCATCGCCCTGTCGGAGAAGGTGCTCGAGGCTGTTGCAGCCGCGGGCGCCGGCACCGTCGAGGAGGGCCTCGCGGCCCCCGTCGACGGCGGCACCGTTGCAGACCTGATCGACCAGCAGGCCGCAACCCTCGGCGAGAAGGTGGAGCTGCGCCGCGTCGTGTCTCTGACCGGCGACGCCGTTGCCGTCTACCTGCACCGCACGTCCAAGGACCTGCCGCCGCAGATCGGTGTTGTCGTCTCCTACAGCGGTGACGACGCCGAGACCGCTCGTGCGATCGCTCAGCACATCGCGATGTTCGACCCGCAGTACCTGACTCGCGACGAGGTTCCGGCCGAGATCGTCGAGAAGGAGCGCGAGATCGTCACCGAGATCAGCCGCAACGAGGGCAAGCCGGAAGCGGCTCTGCCCAAGATCGTCGAAGGCCGCCTCACCGCGTTCTTCAAGCAGGTTGCCCTGCTCGAGCAGGACTACGCTCGCGACAGCAAGATTCAGGTCAAGAAGGTACTCGAAGACTCCGGTCTGAACGTCACGGGCTTCGCCCGCTTCAAGGCCGGCGCCTAG